From the genome of Campylobacter concisus, one region includes:
- the mnmH gene encoding tRNA 2-selenouridine(34) synthase MnmH: MPLFELDAEQWLEKRSSFEILIDARSPHEFLYSHIKDAINLYALNDIEHKEVGTIYKSDRSLAKSLGAKYICKNLQNIIDEVYKRAKVGSAIGIYCAKGGLRSNSVGYVLSMIGYRVFRLSGGYKAYRNHVLEFLNRPLSTKFITLFGNTGCYKSKLIRALSPSIDLEAMANHLGSVFGAINGAQPSQKSFEDALFEKLITLEDKICFIEGESRRMGSLSLPKSLYEAMRSGINVEVSASLEKRISCIVDDYKSVDKAFFDECMKKISPFIDKKARDESVAKFNENDIAKVAEILLTKYYDKVYKKNENINVFINSDDFDEAVKKLNDIKNEAKF; encoded by the coding sequence GTGCCGTTATTTGAGCTTGATGCAGAGCAGTGGCTAGAGAAAAGAAGCTCTTTTGAAATTTTAATAGACGCAAGATCACCACATGAATTTTTATATTCTCACATAAAAGATGCTATAAATTTATACGCTTTAAATGACATAGAACATAAAGAGGTAGGCACGATCTATAAAAGCGATAGATCCCTAGCAAAGAGTCTTGGTGCAAAGTATATCTGCAAAAATTTACAAAATATCATTGATGAGGTTTATAAAAGAGCCAAGGTTGGTTCAGCTATTGGTATCTACTGTGCTAAAGGTGGGCTTAGATCAAATTCTGTTGGCTATGTTCTAAGCATGATAGGATATAGAGTTTTTAGGCTTAGTGGTGGCTATAAAGCTTATAGAAATCACGTTTTAGAATTTCTAAATCGACCTTTGAGCACAAAATTTATCACTCTTTTTGGAAATACTGGTTGCTACAAAAGTAAGCTCATAAGGGCTCTAAGCCCGTCAATAGACCTTGAAGCTATGGCAAATCATTTAGGCTCTGTCTTTGGAGCGATAAACGGCGCGCAGCCAAGCCAAAAAAGCTTTGAAGATGCGTTATTTGAAAAGCTCATAACGCTAGAAGATAAAATTTGCTTTATTGAGGGTGAGAGCAGAAGGATGGGCTCGTTAAGTTTGCCAAAAAGTCTTTATGAGGCGATGCGTAGTGGCATAAATGTCGAAGTGAGCGCAAGTTTAGAAAAAAGAATTTCTTGTATAGTAGATGACTATAAAAGCGTGGATAAAGCTTTTTTTGACGAGTGTATGAAGAAAATTTCGCCATTTATCGATAAAAAAGCTAGAGATGAATCTGTGGCTAAATTTAATGAAAATGACATTGCTAAAGTAGCTGAAATTTTACTCACAAAATACTACGATAAAGTCTATAAGAAAAATGAAAATATTAATGTTTTCATAAATTCTGATGACTTTGACGAAGCCGTTAAAAAGCTAAATGATATAAAAAATGAAGCAAAATTTTAG
- a CDS encoding HIT family protein produces MQHLCAPWRSEYFSAKKDSCVFCDVINSDDDDKNGVLFRAKYCFGIMNLYPYSPGHFMIIPNQHTDKIEELDEQTWFEMSKFVRLGVEILKKELYANGVNIGMNLGKAAGAGIAEHVHYHLVPRWSGDTNFITTISDVRVNGTPFHPLFEKLKKAFSAVI; encoded by the coding sequence ATGCAGCACCTTTGTGCCCCTTGGAGAAGCGAATACTTTAGCGCTAAAAAAGATAGCTGTGTTTTTTGTGACGTTATAAACTCAGATGATGATGATAAAAATGGTGTGCTTTTTCGAGCTAAATATTGTTTTGGGATTATGAATTTATATCCGTATTCTCCAGGTCATTTTATGATAATACCAAATCAGCATACCGACAAGATTGAAGAGCTTGATGAGCAGACTTGGTTTGAGATGAGTAAATTTGTAAGGCTTGGAGTTGAAATTTTAAAAAAAGAGCTTTATGCTAATGGCGTAAATATAGGTATGAATTTAGGCAAGGCAGCGGGAGCTGGGATAGCTGAGCATGTGCATTATCACCTTGTGCCAAGGTGGAGCGGAGATACAAATTTTATAACCACCATCTCTGATGTGAGAGTAAATGGCACGCCATTTCATCCACTTTTTGAGAAACTAAAAAAGGCATTTAGTGCCGTTATTTGA
- the trpC gene encoding indole-3-glycerol phosphate synthase TrpC encodes MILDEIIKKTKDDLEKRKADFPEEWLGRSLAYNPYVPRDVLNALRASQNEPIKIIAEIKKASPSKGVIREDFEPIKIAQEYEPYANAFSILTEPHWFKGDIEYITQVRRYASRPILRKDFIIDKYQILEALVYGADFILLIAKALTQNELKELLGYAHHLGLEVLVETHDASDVKKAIFAGANIIGINHRNLDDFTMDMSLCEKLIPLLPNGKIIVAESGLYEHEQLRQLSKIGVDAFLIGEHFMRQDDIKNAVKKIKEGE; translated from the coding sequence ATGATACTTGATGAGATAATAAAAAAAACTAAAGATGATCTTGAAAAAAGAAAAGCAGACTTCCCTGAGGAGTGGCTTGGCCGCTCGCTCGCGTACAATCCATACGTGCCAAGAGATGTTTTAAATGCTCTTAGAGCAAGTCAAAATGAGCCTATAAAAATCATAGCCGAGATCAAAAAAGCAAGCCCAAGTAAGGGCGTGATAAGAGAGGATTTTGAACCTATAAAGATCGCTCAGGAATACGAGCCATACGCAAATGCCTTTAGTATCTTGACTGAACCACATTGGTTTAAAGGCGATATCGAGTACATCACGCAGGTTCGTCGCTACGCATCAAGGCCGATCCTTAGAAAAGACTTTATTATTGATAAGTATCAAATTCTTGAAGCTCTTGTTTATGGGGCAGACTTTATCTTGCTCATCGCAAAAGCACTAACTCAAAATGAGCTAAAAGAGCTTTTAGGCTATGCTCATCATTTAGGGCTTGAAGTTTTGGTTGAAACTCACGACGCGAGTGATGTGAAAAAGGCTATCTTTGCAGGAGCAAATATAATAGGTATAAATCATAGAAATTTAGATGATTTTACGATGGATATGAGCCTTTGTGAGAAGCTCATACCACTTTTGCCAAATGGCAAGATAATAGTCGCTGAAAGCGGTCTTTACGAGCATGAACAGCTTAGGCAGCTAAGCAAAATAGGCGTTGATGCCTTCTTGATAGGAGAGCATTTTATGAGACAAGATGATATAAAAAATGCCGTCAAAAAGATAAAGGAGGGCGAGTAA
- a CDS encoding tetratricopeptide repeat protein: MYWRKILVFFMSVFFNSQLLLADDNKSINLRLMQALLFQDSGDVNASIQAYSNIFKDTNQKAYLKEAIKLAFATKNENLDTLISEGEKSLKDDSDFIRIKVANLVNLSKLNEAKSLMQELATKEPNAQNLLMLGTICMMQNETTTALKYFEEAYSLKQEEENLLRIVDILINRMDKIKDATKYLEKFRDEQGCTLKTCELLAEIYSQQRNFPKVIELFEELYELNHDTSYIDKIVQFFIYDKNYKAAIEILKKYSYNDIALMDLYAATSNFGDAYILAVKIYNDSRDLNFLAKAAIYEYEMNKDNLNEQKMSEILDKFEASVPKLENDMFFNYYGYLLIDHDIDPRKGIELVQKALAISPESPYYEDSLAWGYFKLGECKKAKGIMQHAMKDVDFRTSKEAKEHLHLIERCIINLNKRLKK, translated from the coding sequence ATGTATTGGCGTAAAATTTTAGTATTTTTTATGAGCGTATTTTTTAACTCGCAGCTACTTTTGGCTGACGATAATAAAAGTATAAATTTACGTCTAATGCAGGCTTTATTGTTTCAAGATAGCGGAGATGTGAATGCTAGCATTCAAGCTTACTCAAACATTTTTAAAGATACAAATCAAAAAGCTTATTTAAAAGAGGCGATCAAACTTGCCTTTGCTACAAAAAATGAAAATTTAGACACTTTGATAAGTGAAGGCGAAAAAAGCTTAAAAGACGATAGCGATTTTATCCGTATAAAGGTGGCAAATTTAGTAAATCTTTCAAAGCTAAATGAGGCTAAAAGTTTAATGCAAGAGCTTGCCACAAAAGAGCCAAATGCCCAAAATTTACTCATGCTTGGCACTATTTGTATGATGCAAAATGAAACAACGACTGCGCTAAAATACTTTGAAGAGGCATACTCGCTAAAGCAAGAAGAAGAAAACTTGCTCCGTATTGTTGATATTTTGATAAATCGCATGGATAAGATAAAAGACGCTACAAAATATCTTGAAAAATTTAGAGATGAACAAGGCTGCACGCTAAAGACTTGCGAGCTTTTGGCTGAAATTTACTCCCAGCAAAGAAATTTCCCAAAGGTGATCGAACTCTTTGAAGAGCTTTATGAGCTAAATCACGACACTTCGTATATTGATAAGATTGTGCAGTTTTTTATCTATGATAAAAATTACAAAGCAGCAATTGAAATTTTAAAAAAATATAGCTACAACGATATAGCGCTTATGGATCTTTATGCGGCGACTAGTAATTTTGGTGATGCATACATACTTGCTGTTAAAATTTATAACGATAGCAGGGATTTAAATTTTTTAGCAAAAGCCGCGATTTACGAATACGAGATGAATAAAGATAACTTGAACGAACAAAAAATGTCTGAAATTTTAGACAAATTTGAAGCTAGCGTGCCAAAGCTAGAAAATGATATGTTTTTTAACTATTATGGCTACTTGCTGATAGATCATGATATTGACCCTAGAAAGGGTATAGAGCTTGTGCAAAAGGCGCTTGCTATCTCGCCTGAGTCGCCTTATTATGAGGATTCGCTAGCGTGGGGATATTTTAAGCTTGGTGAGTGCAAAAAGGCAAAGGGCATTATGCAGCATGCAATGAAAGATGTTGATTTTAGGACTTCAAAAGAGGCAAAAGAGCATTTGCACCTAATAGAGCGCTGTATAATAAATCTAAACAAAAGGCTTAAAAAATGA
- a CDS encoding YkgJ family cysteine cluster protein — MRVQGFNYEFDASFCESCGGKCCAGESGYIWINEEEISKFCTAFHMSKDEFEKQFLIRVGLRCSIKEKPYEDGFACIFFDEKNKNCSVYELRPQQCRTFPFWNYFKKNLKELKAECIGVKF, encoded by the coding sequence GTGAGGGTGCAAGGCTTTAACTATGAGTTTGATGCCAGCTTTTGCGAGAGCTGTGGCGGTAAGTGTTGCGCGGGAGAGAGCGGATATATCTGGATAAATGAAGAAGAAATTTCAAAATTTTGTACTGCATTTCATATGAGTAAAGATGAGTTTGAAAAGCAGTTTTTAATAAGAGTTGGGCTAAGGTGTAGCATAAAAGAGAAGCCTTATGAAGATGGCTTTGCTTGTATATTTTTTGATGAAAAAAATAAAAACTGCTCAGTCTATGAGCTAAGGCCACAGCAGTGTAGGACTTTTCCGTTTTGGAATTATTTTAAAAAAAATTTAAAGGAGCTAAAAGCAGAATGTATTGGCGTAAAATTTTAG
- a CDS encoding tRNA1(Val) (adenine(37)-N6)-methyltransferase → MILAQLKSGYRYNSDTLVLYDFISSSLKNFSGRILDVGAGCGILGLLLKRDFRNSSLSLLDILQINGEISKFNASKNGLEAETINTNFADFKDSEKFDLIVSNPPFYHEGAKQSEDEHIKASRYTSSLGLKDFIKGISVNLKPHKRAFFCYAPDDLSQIVACLKEFKLNLVSLKFIHTKADKPANLALFEVRNNSNSKLKILPPLVMSENGSHTKDAIEIFKKADTKSVDYQELT, encoded by the coding sequence ATGATCTTGGCTCAGCTAAAAAGTGGCTATCGCTACAACAGCGATACGCTGGTACTTTATGATTTTATAAGCTCAAGTTTGAAAAATTTTTCAGGCAGAATTTTAGACGTTGGCGCAGGGTGCGGGATACTTGGGCTTTTGCTTAAACGCGACTTTAGAAATTCCAGCCTAAGCTTGCTTGATATTTTGCAAATAAATGGTGAAATTTCTAAATTTAATGCCAGTAAGAATGGCTTGGAGGCAGAAACTATAAATACTAATTTTGCAGATTTTAAAGATAGTGAGAAATTTGACCTCATCGTATCAAATCCACCATTTTATCACGAGGGTGCAAAACAAAGCGAAGATGAGCATATAAAGGCTAGTAGATACACAAGCTCTTTGGGTCTAAAAGACTTTATAAAAGGTATAAGCGTAAATTTAAAGCCTCACAAAAGGGCGTTTTTTTGCTATGCACCTGATGATCTTAGTCAGATTGTAGCGTGTCTAAAAGAGTTTAAGTTAAATTTAGTAAGCCTAAAATTTATTCATACAAAGGCTGATAAACCAGCAAATTTAGCCTTATTTGAGGTAAGAAATAATTCAAACTCAAAGCTAAAAATTTTGCCACCTTTGGTAATGAGCGAAAATGGCTCGCATACAAAAGATGCGATTGAAATTTTTAAAAAAGCTGATACAAAGAGCGTTGATTATCAGGAGCTAACGTGA
- a CDS encoding NAD(P)/FAD-dependent oxidoreductase codes for MVNVYDLIVVGGGPCGIASVVEAKRNGLNNVLLLEKGDNHSQTIRKFYKDNKRVDKEYKGQDSTIHGVVSFEDGTKESTLDYFDKLLDTEKIEAFFNSEVESVKKDGEIFKVTTSKAVYEAKNVMISIGKMGRPNKPDYKIPPSLNSVVNFNLDSCTNGEKVLVVGGGNSAVEYAIELCQYNKTTIAYRKDNFSRVNETNLSALWELEKHGKIKVRLNHDIKEIDNESGKVRVHYKNGKIRVYDRVVYAIGGSSPVDFLQKCQIKIDEKGTPIVDSNYQSSVPGLYVGGDIVLKNGGSIVVALNHAHHVIKDILKGKA; via the coding sequence ATGGTAAATGTTTATGATCTAATCGTTGTTGGTGGCGGACCTTGTGGAATTGCTAGCGTAGTTGAGGCAAAAAGAAATGGCTTAAACAATGTTTTGCTTCTTGAAAAAGGTGATAATCACAGCCAAACGATAAGAAAATTTTATAAAGATAATAAACGCGTAGATAAAGAGTATAAAGGGCAAGATAGCACGATACATGGTGTAGTTTCGTTTGAGGATGGTACGAAAGAGAGCACGCTTGATTATTTTGACAAGCTGCTTGATACTGAAAAGATTGAAGCTTTTTTTAATTCTGAAGTAGAGAGTGTGAAAAAAGATGGAGAAATTTTTAAAGTAACTACCTCAAAAGCCGTCTATGAAGCTAAAAATGTGATGATCTCAATTGGCAAAATGGGACGACCAAATAAGCCTGATTATAAAATCCCGCCTTCACTAAACTCAGTTGTAAATTTTAACCTTGATAGCTGTACAAACGGCGAAAAGGTGCTTGTTGTAGGTGGCGGAAACTCAGCAGTTGAGTATGCGATCGAGCTTTGCCAATACAATAAAACCACAATCGCTTATAGAAAAGATAATTTTAGCCGTGTAAATGAGACAAATTTAAGCGCACTTTGGGAGCTAGAAAAGCACGGTAAGATAAAAGTTAGGCTAAATCACGATATAAAAGAGATAGATAACGAATCAGGCAAAGTTAGAGTGCATTACAAAAATGGCAAAATTCGCGTTTATGACAGAGTTGTCTATGCAATAGGCGGCTCAAGTCCGGTTGATTTTTTACAAAAATGTCAGATAAAAATTGATGAAAAAGGCACTCCAATAGTTGATAGCAACTACCAAAGTAGCGTGCCAGGACTTTATGTGGGCGGTGACATCGTGCTAAAAAATGGCGGCTCAATAGTCGTTGCTCTAAATCACGCTCATCACGTCATAAAAGATATTTTAAAGGGCAAGGCATAA
- a CDS encoding class II 3-deoxy-7-phosphoheptulonate synthase, which produces MTWNRDSWREFSILQQPKYPDLKELKEVEEKLKSLPPLVFAGEARSLKEELAKVCNGEAFLLQGGDCAESFTNFNANNIRDMFKVLLQMAIVLTFAGGYPVVKVGRVAGQFAKPRSSDFEEVNGVKLPSYRGDIINGFEFDEKARVPDPKRMIEAYYQSASTMNLLRAFSRGGLADLHQVHKWNLGFVKKPEIGEKYAKLADELTKTLSFMAACGITSANTPVINQTAVYTSHEALLLPYEEALTRVDSLSGEWYDCSAHMLWIGERTRGINDAHVHFLSGVKNPIGVKIGPSAKAEDVVALANKLNPENEAGRLNVIIRMGADKIGENLPKILRELKREGLNIVYSIDPMHGNTVKTSNNYKTREFDKIISEVRSFFEIHKAEGTRAGGVHLEMTGQDVTECTGGALNITESSLEQRYETQCDPRLNADQALELAFLMADLVKKA; this is translated from the coding sequence ATGACTTGGAACCGCGATAGCTGGAGAGAATTTAGTATCTTGCAACAACCAAAATACCCAGATTTAAAAGAGCTTAAAGAGGTCGAGGAAAAATTAAAATCGCTTCCTCCTTTGGTCTTTGCTGGCGAGGCTAGAAGCTTAAAAGAAGAACTTGCAAAAGTTTGTAATGGTGAGGCGTTTTTGCTTCAAGGTGGCGACTGCGCTGAGAGCTTTACAAATTTTAATGCAAATAACATCAGAGATATGTTTAAGGTTTTACTTCAAATGGCGATAGTTTTAACCTTTGCTGGTGGCTACCCAGTGGTCAAAGTGGGCCGCGTGGCAGGGCAGTTTGCAAAGCCTAGAAGTAGCGATTTTGAAGAGGTAAATGGCGTTAAGCTTCCAAGCTATAGAGGCGACATCATAAATGGCTTTGAATTTGACGAAAAGGCAAGAGTGCCTGATCCAAAACGCATGATCGAGGCGTATTATCAAAGCGCATCTACGATGAACTTACTTAGGGCCTTTTCAAGAGGCGGTTTGGCCGACCTACATCAAGTGCATAAGTGGAATTTAGGCTTTGTTAAAAAACCAGAGATCGGCGAGAAATACGCAAAACTAGCTGATGAGCTAACAAAGACGCTTTCATTTATGGCAGCTTGTGGCATCACTTCAGCAAATACGCCAGTCATAAATCAAACCGCGGTTTATACATCTCACGAGGCGCTTTTGCTACCTTATGAGGAGGCTTTAACTAGGGTCGATAGCCTTAGCGGTGAGTGGTATGACTGCTCGGCTCATATGCTTTGGATAGGCGAAAGAACGCGTGGCATAAACGACGCTCACGTACATTTTTTAAGTGGTGTGAAAAATCCTATCGGTGTAAAGATCGGACCAAGTGCAAAGGCTGAGGATGTCGTCGCTCTTGCAAATAAACTAAATCCAGAAAATGAAGCTGGAAGGCTAAATGTGATAATCAGAATGGGTGCAGATAAAATCGGCGAAAATTTACCAAAAATTTTAAGAGAGCTAAAGCGAGAAGGGCTAAATATCGTTTATAGTATCGATCCGATGCATGGCAATACTGTAAAAACATCAAATAACTACAAAACCAGAGAATTTGACAAGATAATAAGTGAGGTTAGAAGCTTTTTTGAAATTCACAAAGCTGAGGGCACAAGAGCTGGTGGTGTACATCTTGAGATGACAGGCCAAGACGTGACTGAGTGCACGGGTGGGGCATTAAATATCACTGAAAGTTCGCTTGAGCAAAGATATGAAACACAATGTGATCCAAGGTTAAATGCTGATCAGGCACTTGAGCTTGCATTTTTGATGGCTGATCTAGTTAAAAAAGCTTAA
- the rarD gene encoding EamA family transporter RarD — protein MIQGIFYSLLASVLFNCIYYMSVLMNPISTQALFGYRMIFTLPIVIAAIFLLRQQRNFKFMLLKIKLKPKILLILFITSLLSSFQMWLYLWAPSNGSALKVSIGYLIMPIVMAIFGRIFFKEYLSKTKLASIFFAALGVFSTAIISGGISWESAAVFCLYPIYFVIRKHYNLANFSSFVIEIIFMFFLSFYFALSADMDYVTRENPKIYYLLITLGIISGTALIAQILSSTLVPINVLGLLTYFEPIMMLFVSFAIGERLEKSSYFLMICLAISVTLLMIDSINSIKSDKKCKN, from the coding sequence ATGATTCAAGGCATTTTTTACTCACTTTTAGCATCAGTTTTATTTAACTGCATTTACTACATGTCAGTGCTTATGAATCCAATTAGCACGCAAGCTCTTTTTGGTTACCGCATGATATTTACTTTGCCTATCGTGATCGCAGCCATTTTTCTATTAAGACAGCAAAGAAATTTTAAATTTATGCTTTTAAAGATAAAGCTTAAACCAAAAATTTTACTCATTTTATTTATCACTTCACTTCTAAGCTCGTTTCAGATGTGGCTTTATCTATGGGCGCCAAGCAATGGCTCAGCACTAAAGGTCTCAATCGGCTACCTCATCATGCCAATAGTTATGGCAATCTTTGGGAGAATTTTCTTTAAAGAGTATCTTTCAAAAACAAAGCTTGCTTCTATTTTTTTTGCAGCTCTTGGTGTTTTTAGCACAGCTATTATAAGTGGTGGAATTTCTTGGGAAAGTGCAGCCGTTTTTTGCCTTTATCCGATATATTTCGTGATTAGAAAGCACTACAATCTCGCAAATTTCTCAAGCTTTGTCATTGAGATAATTTTTATGTTTTTTCTATCATTTTATTTCGCACTTTCAGCTGATATGGACTATGTAACAAGGGAAAATCCAAAAATTTACTATTTGCTCATCACACTTGGCATAATAAGTGGCACAGCACTGATCGCTCAGATACTCTCAAGCACGCTTGTACCAATAAATGTCCTTGGCTTGCTTACATACTTTGAGCCGATAATGATGCTTTTTGTCTCTTTTGCTATCGGCGAAAGGCTGGAGAAAAGCTCTTACTTTTTGATGATATGCCTTGCTATTTCGGTTACGCTCTTGATGATTGATAGCATAAATTCCATAAAAAGCGATAAAAAATGCAAAAACTAA
- the rarD gene encoding EamA family transporter RarD, producing the protein MQKLNEAQKGVAFALSAFFMWGFLAVYFNLFSKDVDAYEILAHRVIWSFFLMAGVLYFSGKMGEIFTLLKDIRSLKILFLSGIFITTNWGVYVYAVSNGKILDTSLGYFINPLISMLLGVIIFKERLNKSGILAICIVVLAISVQIYAQGGLPLVSIILPLSFGFYAAVRKMAKISAFNGLFIETFFMFPFALAYVLYIAFLGKSHFGLNEDSLLMIASSIVTIVPLVAFNAAATRINLTTIGYLQYISPTIAILCAVFIYGENLDGYKVISFCMIWLALAIISIDKFRKRSKNE; encoded by the coding sequence ATGCAAAAACTAAACGAAGCCCAAAAAGGCGTTGCTTTCGCACTTAGTGCGTTTTTTATGTGGGGATTTTTAGCAGTTTATTTTAACCTCTTTAGCAAAGATGTCGATGCTTATGAAATTTTAGCCCACAGGGTCATTTGGTCATTTTTCTTAATGGCTGGAGTGCTTTATTTTAGTGGCAAAATGGGTGAAATTTTTACTTTACTTAAAGATATTCGTTCGCTAAAAATCCTATTTTTGAGTGGCATATTTATCACCACAAACTGGGGCGTTTATGTCTATGCTGTTAGCAATGGAAAAATTTTAGACACAAGCTTAGGATATTTTATAAATCCACTAATAAGCATGCTCCTTGGTGTTATCATCTTTAAAGAAAGGCTAAATAAAAGCGGAATTTTAGCTATTTGTATAGTCGTTTTAGCCATTAGCGTACAAATTTATGCCCAAGGCGGATTGCCATTAGTTTCCATTATCTTGCCACTTTCATTTGGATTTTACGCAGCAGTTAGAAAGATGGCAAAGATTAGCGCATTTAACGGGCTTTTTATAGAGACATTTTTTATGTTCCCATTTGCACTTGCCTACGTCCTTTACATAGCATTTTTAGGTAAAAGCCATTTTGGACTAAATGAGGACTCACTTTTAATGATCGCTTCAAGCATCGTAACCATCGTGCCGCTTGTCGCTTTTAATGCAGCTGCAACAAGGATAAATTTAACAACGATCGGCTACTTGCAATACATCTCACCAACCATCGCGATCCTTTGTGCGGTCTTCATTTACGGCGAAAATTTAGACGGCTACAAGGTCAT